The Pelmatolapia mariae isolate MD_Pm_ZW linkage group LG10_11, Pm_UMD_F_2, whole genome shotgun sequence genome includes a region encoding these proteins:
- the arhgap35b gene encoding rho GTPase-activating protein 35 produces the protein MMAKKQDARSPIYNLIVVGLSGTEKEKGQCGVGKSCLCNRFVRPSADDFYLDHTSVLSTSDFGGRVVNNDHFLFWGEVSRVLEEGPECRMHVVEQTEFIDDQTFQPHRSTAMQPYIKRAAATKLASAEKLMYFCTDQLGLEQDFEQKQMPEGKLQVDGFLLCVDVSRGMNRNFDDQLKFVSNLYGQLSKTKKPIVLVLTKCDEGVERYIKDAHTFAITKKSLPVVETSARSNINVDLAFLTLVQLIDKSRGKPKIIPYFEALKLQSQQIASAKDRYEWLINRIVKNHNETWLNTSRRMNNSPEYKEYVFLEGTAKCKKLFQQHVYRLKQEHIERRRKIYVSTLPLALSSLVPDLDEIDQLSWSGVQKVLESKQHFTHWFVVLEDSPWEDTSHIDNMEDERIPSDLLETAEAEEIFNAHLEHLRNECKRAEMRQEFKQRLASSPFVTPGKPWEEARSFIMNEEFYQWLEEPEYLDLYNRHQKEIIDRAKEDFQELLLEYSELFYELEVDAKPSKEKMGAIQEVLGEEQRFKALQKLPAERDALVLKHIHFVYHPTKETCPSSPHCVDSKIEQLLASRFPSHYPFFDVKAHFGDTKADRINLVILGKDGLAREFANEIRALCTNDDWYVLDGKMYELTLRPIDGNVRLPVNSFYTPTFTPHGCLCLYNSKESLSYVVESLERLRESTLGRRDSQLAQLPTSLLLVTKRGVGSYVDIGGDTALNLITQGQQFARRLQCSFLDPASPGVGYGHNISETQINQVLRGLLDIRRSTSFSSSSPPLLPEPPGLRDSQPVPEADLRIVMCLMCGDPYDTEQLLSPFLMHQHCRPMSNSGTSVLLEQTVGGHKLAIELSLLSYHASFTLRKSRLVHGYIAVYSVSRKASLETLCAFLCEVQDIIPIQLLAVGDSQAELTDSDYACEQLIQGEELAHEIEGRFNSVVCGSGGVVGGLHRIEMFHPFLMEVVEKRNIVEATHMYDNVAEACTNENIYSPRCSSPSPVTMFLDSEDDVEPSPPYYDGTLTSHSSGFNMPDLDSSDISVISDIRDFENKLNNKVPPQVRVKPGVTFDFRKMSRNPYIDTLGHRRSLPSAVTWVPGGDMGYDPSDYAEPIDAVSKPRPSNEEIIYSVPHDSTQGKIITIRNSNRMHSNGNGSDSEADSSSLERRRKFSAIGVKPRLYRDRSKRLGKFSSFRTSFIGSDDEMGALPKSKEDDFGTLKGESLVNEESEDPKKRNILKSLRRTAKKTRPKPRPAIPKPLESNYFGVPLANVVSPDRPIPLFIEKCVRFIETTGLNTEGLYRVSANKSEMESMQRQFEQDHGLDLVEKDFSINTVAGGLKSFFSELPEPLVPCALQVDLLDAFKISDREQRLYTMKDVLRRFPKENYDVFKYVMNHLHKVSQLNRVNLMTSENLSICFWPTLMRPDFSTMDALTATRTYQTIIETFIHQCAFFFYNQPLLDSPTGLGGLPASPTTTLGGSSAYSCYRSSPPHTTPHFSPLQQSPPTTPQSPLQSLLPPLHQHPHAHHSPAEQETL, from the exons ATGATGGCCAAAAAGCAAGATGCGCGGTCGCCCATTTACAACCTCATTGTGGTGGGTTTGTCCGgaacagagaaagagaaggggCAATGTGGGGTTGGCAAGTCCTGCTTGTGTAATAGGTTTGTGCGTCCTAGCGCTGATGACTTCTACTTGGATCACACGTCCGTGTTGAGCACCAGTGACTTTGGGGGTCGAGTGGTCAATAatgatcacttcctgttttggggGGAGGTGTCACGGGTTCTCGAGGAGGGGCCCGAGTGCAGGATGCATGTTGTGGAGCAGACCGAATTCATCGATGACCAGACGTTTCAGCCGCACCGTAGCACTGCTATGCAGCCCTATATCAAACGGGCAGCAGCAACCAAGCTGGCCTCAGCAGAGAAGCTCATGTACTTCTGTACGGATCAGCTGGGTCTGGAGCAAGACTTTGAGCAAAAGCAAATGCCAGAGGGTAAGCTGCAGGTCGATGGCTTCCTCCTTTGTGTCGATGTAAGCCGTGGCATGAACCGAAACTTTGACGACCAGCTGAAATTTGTCTCAAACCTGTATGGTCAGCTGAGCAAGACTAAGAAGCCCATTGTGCTGGTCCTCACCAAATGCGACGAAGGAGTAGAGCGCTACATTAAAGATGCACATACCTTTGCTATCACAAAAAAGAGTCTACCGGTAGTTGAGACATCGGCACGCTCAAACATAAATGTGGACCTCGCCTTTCTCACTTTGGTTCAGCTTATCGACAAGAGCAGGGGCAAGCCTAAGATCATCCCATACTTTGAGGCCCTAAAACTCCAGAGTCAGCAGATAGCTTCTGCTAAGGATCGCTATGAATGGCTAATCAACCGTATAGTAAAGAATCATAACGAAACCTGGCTAAACACCAGTCGGCGCATGAACAACTCCCCAGAGTACAAAGAATATGTCTTCTTGGAGGGAACGGCTAAATGCAAGAAACTTTTTCAGCAGCATGTCTACCGTCTGAAGCAGGAACATATTGAGAGGCGTCGAAAAATATACGTAAGCACTCTTCCTTTAGCACTTAGCTCTTTAGTGCCTGACCTGGATGAgattgatcagctgagctggTCTGGGGTACAGAAAGTCCTTGAGTCCAAGCAACACTTCACCCATTGGTTTGTTGTTCTGGAGGACTCGCCATGGGAGGATACGTCTCACATCGACAACATGGAAGATGAGCGAATCCCTTCTGATCTGTTGGAGACTGCTGAAGCAGAAGAAATTTTTAATGCCCACCTGGAGCATCTGCGCAATGAGTGCAAACGGGCGGAGATGAGGCAGGAGTTTAAGCAGAGACTGGCTTCCTCCCCCTTCGTAACACCTGGTAAACCTTGGGAGGAGGCCCGGAGCTTCATCATGAATGAAGAGTTCTACCAGTGGCTTGAGGAGCCAGAATACCTGGATCTCTATAATCGGCACCAGAAGGAGATCATTGACCGTGCTAAAGAAGACTTCCAGGAGCTTCTGCTGGAATACTCTGAGCTTTTTTATGAGCTTGAAGTGGATGCTAAACCCAGCAAGGAGAAGATGGGGGCAATCCAAGAGGTTCTTGGGGAGGAGCAGAGGTTCAAGGCACTACAGAAGCTTCCTGCTGAAAGAGATGCTTTGGTATTAAAACATATCCACTTTGTCTATCATCCCACCAAGGAGACCTGCCCTAGCAGTCCACACTGCGTAGACTCTAAGATCGAGCAGCTGTTAGCATCACGTTTTCCCTCCCATTACCCCTTTTTTGACGTGAAAGCTCATTTTGGGGACACCAAGGCCGACAGAATAAACCTCGTTATACTTGGGAAGGATGGACTAGCCAGAGAATTTGCCAATGAGATTAGAGCTCTCTGCACAAATGATGACTGGTATGTGTTAGACGGGAAGATGTACGAACTGACACTGCGACCTATTGACGGAAATGTACGTCTTCCGGTAAATTCTTTCTACACCCCCACTTTCACTCCTCAtgggtgtttgtgtttgtataaTTCAAAAGAATCACTTTCTTATGTGGTGGAAAGCCTCGAGCGACTTAGGGAGTCAACTCTGGGCCGAAGAGATAGCCAGCTAGCACAGCTGCCGACTTCACTGCTTTTAGTCACTAAACGAGGTGTAGGATCATACGTTGATATAGGTGGTGACACTGCCTTAAACTTGATAACACAGGGGCAGCAGTTTGCAAGGAGATTGCAGTGTAGCTTTTTAGACCCCGCCTCCCCCGGTGTGGGCTACGGCCATAACATAAGCGAGACCCAAATAAACCAGGTGCTGAGGGGCCTTCTGGATATTAGGAGGAGCACATCTTTTAGTAGCAGCTCCCCACCTCTCCTCCCTGAGCCTCCAGGTCTCCGAGACTCTCAGCCAGTCCCAGAGGCAGACCTTCGCATTGTCATGTGCTTAATGTGTGGAGACCCCTACGACACCGAGCAGCTCCTGTCGCCTTTCTTAATGCATCAGCACTGCAGGCCCATGTCTAATAGTGGCACCTCCGTGTTGCTGGAGCAGACAGTTGGTGGACATAAGCTGGCTATAGAGCTCTCTCTGCTTTCATACCACGCCTCCTTCACTTTGAGGAAGAGCAGGTTAGTGCACGGCTACATTGCAGTCTACTCGGTCTCCCGAAAGGCCTCCCTGGAGACCCTTTGTGCATTCTTGTGCGAGGTGCAGGACATCATCCCTATTCAGCTGTTGGCAGTCGGAGATAGCCAGGCAGAGCTCACTGACAGCGATTATGCCTGTGAACAGCTGATCCAGGGGGAGGAACTAGCCCATGAGATTGAGGGTCGCTTCAACAGCGTGGTTTGTGGGTCTGGGGGGGTGGTGGGGGGCCTCCACAGGATAGAAATGTTTCATCCGTTTCTGATGGAGGTAGTAGAGAAGCGCAACATCGTGGAGGCCACGCACATGTACGATAATGTCGCTGAAGCATGTACCAATGAAAATATCTACTCCCCACGCTGCAGCTCTCCTAGTCCTGTCACTATGTTCCTGGACTCCGAGGACGACGTAGAGCCGTCGCCACCGTACTATGATGGCACGCTCACATCTCACAGTAGCGGCTTCAACATGCCCGACTTAGATTCCAGTGACATCTCCGTCATATCTGATATCAGGGACTTtgagaacaaactgaacaacAAAGTACCCCCCCAAGTGAGAGTGAAACCAGGCGTCACTTTCGATTTCCGGAAAATGAGCCGTAACCCATATATCGACACGCTGGGTCATCGGCGGTCCTTACCCTCTGCTGTCACCTGGGTTCCTGGCGGCGACATGGGATACGATCCCTCAGACTACGCTGAACCCATTGACGCTGTTTCAAAACCCCGCCCGAGCAACGAAGAGATCATCTACTCGGTACCACATGACAGCACACAAGGAAAAATCATCACCATCCGCAACTCAAACAGGATGCACTCCAATGGAAACGGCTCAGACAGCGAAGCGGACAGCAGCTCTCTGGAACGAAGGAGGAAGTTCTCTGCAATTGGCGTGAAGCCTCGTCTTTACCGTGACCGCTCTAAGCGGCTGGGCAAGTTCAGTAGCTTTCGCACGAGCTTCATAGGCAGTGATGACGAGATGGGAGCTCTTCCAAAGTCCAAAGAAGATGACTTTGGGACCCTTAAAGGTGAAAGTCTAGTGAATGAGGAGAGCGAAGACCCAAAGAAGAGGAACATTCTGAAGAGCCTTCGGCGGACAGCCAAG AAAACTAGACCAAAGCCCCGTCCAGCTATTCCCAAGCCCTTGGAGAGCAATTACTTCGGGGTCCCCCTGGCGAATGTGGTATCCCCAGACAGACCGATCCCTCTCTTCATTGAAAAGTGTGTCCGCTTCATTGAGACAACAG GCCTGAATACGGAGGGTTTGTACCGCGTAAGCGCCAACAAGTCGGAGATGGAGAGCATGCAGAGGCAGTTTGAGCAGG ACCACGGATTAGACCTAGTGGAGAAAGACTTCTCCATAAACACTGTGGCTGGAGGCCTCAAAAGCTTCTTCTCTGAACTGCCTGAGCCCCTGGTGCCTTGTGCTCTGCAGGTGGACCTACTGGATGCTTTCA AAATCAGTGACAGAGAGCAGAGGCTGTATACCATGAAGGATGTCCTGAGGAGGTTCCCCAAGGAGAATTATGATGTCTTCAAATATGTAATGAACCACTTACACAA GGTGAGCCAGCTGAACAGGGTGAACTTGATGACCAGTGAGAACTTGTCCATCTGTTTCTGGCCCACCCTCATGAGGCCGGACTTCTCCACCATGGATGCTCTGACTGCCACGCGCACCTACCAGACAATCATTGAGACCTTCATCCACCAGTGTGCATTCTTCTTCTACAACCAGCCCCTCCTCGACTCCCCCACCGGCCTGGGGGGCCTCCCTGCCTCGCCCACCACCACCCTCGGCGGGAGCTCTGCCTACTCTTGTTACCGCTCCTCTCCACCTCACACCACCCCTCACTTCAGCCCCTTGCAGCAGTCCCCACCCACCACCCCCCAGTCTCCCCTGCAGTCTCTGCTCCCTCCCCTCCACCAGCACCCCCACGCCCACCATTCCCCCGCTGAACAGGAGACACTGTGA